The following proteins come from a genomic window of Heyndrickxia acidicola:
- a CDS encoding rhodanese-like domain-containing protein yields MKHLSAKEVQQKLENGEQLNIIDVRETEEVAAGKIPSAVNIPLGLVEFRLQDLDKIKEYILVCRSGGRSSKAAVFLESHGFDVTNMDGGMLAWEGKTE; encoded by the coding sequence ATGAAGCATTTATCAGCAAAAGAAGTTCAGCAAAAGCTGGAAAATGGCGAACAACTCAATATAATTGATGTTCGCGAAACAGAGGAAGTTGCAGCAGGCAAAATTCCTTCGGCCGTTAATATTCCCCTTGGATTGGTGGAATTCCGTTTGCAGGATCTTGATAAAATTAAAGAATATATTTTAGTTTGCCGTTCTGGCGGTAGAAGTTCAAAAGCAGCGGTATTTTTAGAAAGTCATGGGTTTGATGTAACCAATATGGACGGCGGAATGCTTGCCTGGGAAGGCAAAACAGAATAA
- a CDS encoding sulfurtransferase TusA family protein, translating to MADIKTDLVLDAKGLACPMPIVKTKKAIGTIEPGQVLEVQATDKGSKADMKAWAESTGHQYIGTVEEGDLLKHYIRKARANEEKAPHSFGKVLTNDELKAKLGNNTIILDVRENAEYAFGHIPGAISVPLGELEDRLEEFNKDQEVYVVCHTGNRSDMAADKLSGKGFVKVYNVVPGMSEWDGPLEK from the coding sequence ATGGCAGATATCAAAACAGATCTAGTGCTAGACGCAAAAGGATTGGCATGCCCAATGCCGATTGTAAAAACGAAAAAAGCCATCGGTACAATTGAACCTGGTCAGGTCCTTGAAGTCCAGGCAACAGATAAAGGTTCTAAAGCGGATATGAAAGCTTGGGCAGAAAGCACTGGGCATCAGTATATTGGAACTGTAGAAGAGGGAGATCTTTTAAAGCATTACATCCGAAAAGCAAGAGCAAATGAGGAAAAAGCCCCGCACTCATTTGGAAAAGTGTTGACAAACGATGAATTAAAAGCGAAATTAGGAAATAATACGATCATCCTTGACGTTCGTGAAAATGCAGAATATGCATTTGGACATATCCCAGGTGCTATCTCTGTTCCTTTAGGAGAGCTGGAAGATCGTTTGGAAGAATTCAATAAAGATCAAGAGGTTTATGTGGTATGCCATACAGGCAACCGCAGTGATATGGCTGCCGACAAGCTTTCAGGAAAAGGATTTGTGAAGGTTTATAATGTAGTACCTGGAATGTCTGAGTGGGATGGACCACTGGAAAAATAA
- a CDS encoding Hsp20/alpha crystallin family protein, producing MKKIYDRTKINKMLGPDFFNLLSEVSPFVSPRIDVFKTDHYFVVLADVAGAHPDELRLTLQDGVLFIEGYIHNKLIQDGAEIIAQERFYGQFQRSITIPAYCLLNKLKAHFKDGILMIQIPMIPSDGGMEETIEIS from the coding sequence ATGAAAAAGATATATGACCGTACAAAGATCAACAAAATGTTAGGTCCAGATTTTTTTAATCTATTATCAGAAGTATCTCCTTTTGTTTCCCCCAGGATAGATGTATTTAAAACAGATCATTACTTTGTCGTGTTAGCGGATGTAGCGGGAGCGCATCCCGATGAGCTTAGGTTAACACTTCAAGACGGGGTTTTATTTATTGAAGGATACATCCATAATAAACTAATCCAGGATGGCGCTGAAATTATTGCTCAGGAAAGATTTTATGGACAATTTCAAAGGTCCATCACAATTCCAGCCTATTGCTTATTAAATAAATTAAAAGCTCATTTTAAAGATGGGATTCTAATGATACAAATACCTATGATTCCTTCTGATGGGGGAATGGAAGAAACGATTGAAATAAGTTAA
- a CDS encoding TetR/AcrR family transcriptional regulator, which produces MGNISSDLRVIRTKKSIREALVQLIEEKGFEAITVKDITTNAKINRGTFYSHYKDKYDLIAKCEEEFMNELEEKIIKNVPNIIADLGTNTPNTTSFTILVPFFEYLNRNRGFMKAVLGPKGDLSFQTKLKEFMWKTLFKTNKNPIVKQENLLVPPEYLVSYIASAHIGVIQQWLNNDRKESPQEIARIISTMTINGPLFAAGLKN; this is translated from the coding sequence GTGGGGAATATAAGTTCAGATTTACGCGTTATTCGTACAAAAAAATCTATCCGAGAAGCGTTGGTGCAATTAATTGAAGAAAAAGGTTTTGAAGCGATTACGGTTAAAGACATAACAACCAACGCAAAAATTAATCGTGGAACTTTTTATAGCCATTATAAGGATAAATATGATTTAATAGCCAAGTGTGAGGAAGAATTTATGAATGAATTGGAAGAAAAAATTATAAAGAACGTTCCAAACATCATTGCAGACCTAGGAACAAACACTCCGAACACAACATCCTTTACCATTCTTGTTCCATTTTTCGAATATTTAAATCGAAATAGGGGATTTATGAAAGCTGTGTTAGGTCCAAAAGGGGATCTATCGTTCCAAACAAAATTGAAAGAATTTATGTGGAAAACCCTTTTTAAAACGAACAAAAATCCAATTGTAAAGCAGGAAAATCTTCTTGTTCCACCTGAATACTTAGTTTCCTACATCGCTTCAGCACATATAGGGGTTATTCAGCAATGGCTGAATAATGATAGAAAAGAATCTCCACAAGAGATAGCTAGAATTATTTCCACAATGACTATAAATGGCCCTTTATTTGCGGCAGGATTGAAAAATTAA
- a CDS encoding LysR family transcriptional regulator: protein MNIESLKLFCLVVDEGSISQAARLSFVSQPAVTRQINQLENIYGTLLFDRTEGKMTLTETGKLLYPFAKTIVYDFNRSKEVIQQATGKSNASLRIGATFTIGEYLLPQLLGGFKKQKPEIKVTLTIKNTPGVLDDLSNDIIDLALVEGLVENADFVIEKFAKDELILICSPDHDWGETIAIEELANERMIWREATSGTRLIVENMLRAYGVLEKIESYMEIGSTQAIKSTVEAGLGISILSRLTVGKELEQGYLREVKIEGVQLTRNLWLVNKKQRFKKKAVTEFLEFIHDQNPIHKNI from the coding sequence TTGAACATAGAAAGTCTGAAACTGTTTTGTTTAGTAGTAGATGAAGGGAGTATAAGCCAAGCAGCAAGATTGAGCTTTGTATCCCAGCCAGCTGTAACAAGACAAATTAACCAACTGGAAAATATATATGGTACTTTATTATTTGATCGTACTGAAGGAAAGATGACATTAACAGAAACAGGAAAATTGCTATATCCTTTTGCAAAAACAATTGTCTATGACTTTAATCGATCAAAGGAAGTCATTCAACAGGCTACCGGCAAGTCTAATGCCAGTCTCAGAATTGGTGCAACTTTTACAATCGGCGAATATTTGCTGCCACAATTGTTGGGGGGATTTAAAAAACAAAAACCCGAGATAAAGGTGACATTAACGATTAAAAATACCCCAGGTGTATTGGATGATTTATCAAATGATATTATCGATTTAGCTTTAGTTGAGGGGCTTGTTGAGAATGCAGATTTTGTAATTGAAAAATTTGCAAAGGATGAACTCATTCTTATTTGTTCACCTGATCATGATTGGGGAGAAACCATTGCAATTGAAGAGTTGGCGAACGAAAGGATGATCTGGAGAGAAGCCACTTCAGGAACACGGCTTATTGTTGAAAATATGTTAAGAGCTTACGGAGTATTAGAAAAAATAGAAAGTTATATGGAGATCGGCAGTACTCAAGCAATAAAAAGCACTGTAGAGGCCGGGCTAGGAATCAGCATTCTTTCAAGGCTGACTGTGGGGAAAGAATTAGAGCAAGGATATTTACGAGAGGTTAAAATTGAGGGGGTACAATTAACAAGAAATTTATGGTTGGTCAATAAAAAGCAGCGCTTTAAGAAAAAGGCCGTTACTGAATTTTTAGAGTTTATTCATGATCAGAATCCTATACATAAGAATATATAA
- a CDS encoding DsrE/DsrF/DrsH-like family protein, which yields MEQKSTNIILFSGDYDKAMAAYIIANGAAAYDHKVTIFHTFWGLNALRKDEKVLTKKGFLEKMFGKMMPRGADQMGLSKMHFAGMGPKMIKNVIKKHNAMELPQLIEMAKEQEIELVACQMTMDLLGLKEEEIMDGVQYAGVAAYLAEAENGNVNLFI from the coding sequence ATGGAACAAAAATCAACTAATATTATTTTATTCAGCGGTGATTATGATAAAGCCATGGCAGCCTATATTATTGCAAACGGGGCTGCTGCCTATGATCATAAGGTAACCATTTTTCATACTTTCTGGGGGTTAAATGCTCTAAGGAAGGATGAAAAAGTACTAACAAAAAAAGGATTTCTTGAAAAAATGTTTGGGAAAATGATGCCCCGCGGAGCTGACCAAATGGGCTTATCGAAAATGCACTTTGCTGGGATGGGGCCTAAAATGATAAAAAATGTGATTAAAAAGCATAATGCTATGGAGCTGCCCCAGCTTATTGAAATGGCAAAAGAGCAGGAGATTGAACTAGTAGCCTGCCAAATGACGATGGACCTTCTTGGTTTGAAAGAAGAAGAGATTATGGATGGGGTTCAATATGCAGGAGTAGCAGCTTATTTAGCGGAAGCAGAGAATGGGAATGTGAATTTATTTATCTAA
- a CDS encoding metal-sensitive transcriptional regulator, which translates to MVYDRQMKNRVKRIEGQLRGVVRMMEENKDCKELIAQLSAARTAIDRTIGVVVSSNLVECVQRAHENKENTEELVKEAVNLLVKSR; encoded by the coding sequence ATGGTGTATGATCGTCAAATGAAAAACAGGGTGAAACGAATTGAAGGTCAGCTGCGCGGTGTGGTAAGGATGATGGAAGAAAACAAGGATTGCAAAGAACTTATTGCTCAACTATCTGCCGCCAGAACAGCAATTGATCGAACCATTGGGGTGGTTGTGAGTTCCAACCTTGTTGAATGTGTGCAAAGGGCACATGAAAATAAAGAAAACACAGAGGAATTAGTAAAAGAGGCTGTAAACCTGCTGGTAAAAAGCCGGTGA
- the lgt gene encoding prolipoprotein diacylglyceryl transferase, which yields MHKDLFNLFGYVVQTHAVISVLAILLGYGVGLALTKKTIYYQHLQNFLIYGVFGAIIGARIWHVFVFQWPTYSQDPIQIFEIWKGGISIEGAIAGGIVTLIIYSRIHKISFMEFADYLSPAMILAQGIGRIACFMNGDAFGSPTGGKFGIVYPEGTDAYNYYGSQPLWPAEVWESQGNIIIFCILFMIQAFAGHRFAKGWIVSFYVFLYFVERFILEFFRGDAPRFYHFTGGQWSAIAIIIIDFGFMIYLAIRDAKHKQKGDTTF from the coding sequence ATGCATAAGGACTTGTTTAACCTTTTTGGGTATGTTGTTCAGACTCATGCAGTTATCTCGGTTCTCGCTATACTGCTTGGCTATGGTGTTGGTCTGGCTTTAACCAAAAAAACGATTTACTATCAGCATTTGCAAAACTTTCTTATTTACGGTGTATTTGGTGCAATCATTGGTGCACGAATTTGGCATGTCTTTGTGTTCCAATGGCCGACATATTCGCAGGATCCGATTCAAATTTTTGAGATTTGGAAAGGCGGTATTTCGATTGAAGGGGCGATTGCCGGCGGGATTGTTACACTAATTATTTACTCACGAATCCATAAAATCAGTTTTATGGAATTTGCTGATTACCTCTCACCTGCTATGATTTTGGCCCAGGGTATTGGACGAATTGCCTGCTTTATGAATGGTGACGCCTTTGGAAGTCCTACGGGTGGAAAGTTTGGGATAGTATATCCGGAAGGAACTGATGCATACAATTACTACGGCAGTCAGCCGCTGTGGCCGGCTGAAGTATGGGAGAGTCAAGGAAACATCATTATTTTCTGCATTTTATTTATGATACAGGCATTTGCTGGCCACAGATTTGCTAAGGGATGGATTGTTTCTTTTTATGTTTTTCTTTACTTTGTTGAACGTTTTATTTTGGAGTTTTTCCGTGGAGACGCTCCTCGTTTCTACCATTTTACAGGCGGCCAGTGGTCAGCGATTGCCATTATCATCATTGATTTTGGATTTATGATTTATCTAGCAATAAGGGATGCAAAACATAAGCAAAAAGGAGACACTACATTTTAA
- a CDS encoding sulfite exporter TauE/SafE family protein has translation MNIYELITLFVLGFAGSFISGLVGIGGAIINYPLLLYIPALLGISAMTAHQVTGVVAVQVFISTLAGVIAYRKGGYLHKKIILSMGISVLIGSIIGSFSSNTFSGHTINVIYGILAILAVIMMFIPKKHIEEREEVQFNILLGSILAIIVGIAAGIVGAGGAFLLVPIMLVILKIPTKVTIASSLAITFISSIGSVAGKVATHQIVWIPSLVIVIASLIASPIGAKIGQKANTKILQWILAILILATAIKIWIDLIEHL, from the coding sequence ATGAACATCTATGAGCTGATTACCTTGTTTGTCCTTGGTTTTGCAGGCTCATTTATTTCTGGACTGGTGGGAATTGGAGGAGCCATCATTAATTACCCTTTGCTGCTGTATATTCCAGCGTTGTTGGGTATTTCAGCTATGACGGCCCATCAGGTAACAGGAGTTGTGGCCGTTCAGGTTTTCATTTCCACACTGGCAGGGGTGATTGCCTACCGGAAAGGAGGTTATCTTCATAAAAAAATTATCCTTTCCATGGGTATAAGTGTATTAATCGGAAGTATAATTGGAAGCTTTAGTTCCAATACTTTTTCCGGCCATACCATTAATGTCATTTATGGTATTCTTGCCATCCTTGCCGTTATTATGATGTTCATACCCAAAAAGCATATCGAGGAAAGAGAAGAAGTTCAATTTAATATTTTACTGGGCTCTATTTTAGCTATAATCGTTGGGATTGCTGCAGGGATTGTTGGGGCAGGTGGAGCCTTCCTGCTAGTGCCGATTATGCTGGTCATTTTAAAAATTCCAACAAAAGTAACCATTGCTTCCTCTTTAGCGATCACCTTTATTTCTTCCATTGGTTCTGTTGCAGGAAAGGTTGCTACACACCAAATAGTATGGATTCCTTCACTCGTCATTGTAATAGCCAGCCTAATAGCTTCTCCTATTGGGGCAAAAATAGGGCAGAAAGCCAATACGAAAATTTTACAATGGATTTTGGCTATTTTAATATTGGCAACAGCCATTAAAATTTGGATTGATTTAATTGAACATTTATAG
- a CDS encoding MFS transporter, whose translation MNNQKKTVMASFTGLTLEGMDIMFISFAMSMIIANFHISLAAGGLISSITNLGMLAGGVVFGISADKFGRVRTFTYSILFFAIGTALTGMASSMEQVYIFRFIAGLGAGGEYGIGMALVAEAWPKDKQGRASSYVSTGAQVGVIIAALLSALLLPVFGWRALFFVGIIPVIFAVMLRKNLNESPKWLETQKQNKANKTRETGKLLQLFADRRTTLTTISLAIMATVQIAGYNGLMIWLPSILQKSQGLSVSSSSLWTISTAVGMLIGMLTFGQIMDRFGMKSSFGIFLLASACAVFFYSHASGSAEVLIGGAIVGFFSNGMFAGYGALISRYYPIQIRSTATNTIFNFGRALGGLSPILVGYIIQRYDITMAMTYLAVLYCVSFIVMLSLKKTKNVEIIEVKQAS comes from the coding sequence ATGAATAATCAGAAAAAAACTGTTATGGCATCCTTTACAGGCTTAACATTAGAAGGCATGGACATCATGTTTATCTCCTTTGCCATGTCAATGATCATTGCTAATTTTCATATTAGCTTAGCAGCGGGGGGACTCATTTCATCCATTACAAATTTAGGAATGCTTGCTGGCGGAGTTGTCTTTGGAATTTCAGCTGATAAATTTGGCAGAGTCCGGACTTTTACCTATAGCATTCTTTTCTTTGCCATAGGAACAGCGTTAACTGGAATGGCCTCGAGTATGGAGCAGGTCTACATTTTCCGTTTTATTGCCGGACTCGGTGCTGGCGGAGAATATGGAATCGGGATGGCACTTGTGGCGGAGGCATGGCCGAAGGATAAGCAGGGCAGAGCCTCATCTTATGTAAGTACCGGTGCTCAAGTGGGGGTTATTATCGCGGCTTTGTTAAGCGCTTTGCTTCTTCCTGTTTTTGGATGGAGAGCACTCTTCTTTGTGGGAATTATCCCTGTCATTTTTGCCGTCATGTTACGTAAAAACTTAAATGAATCGCCAAAATGGCTGGAAACACAAAAACAGAACAAAGCAAATAAAACACGTGAGACAGGAAAGCTTCTTCAGTTGTTCGCTGATCGCAGAACAACGTTAACAACCATTTCATTAGCCATCATGGCTACCGTTCAAATTGCCGGCTACAACGGTTTGATGATTTGGCTCCCTTCCATCCTGCAAAAATCGCAGGGTTTATCCGTTTCAAGTTCTTCATTATGGACGATCAGCACAGCTGTCGGAATGCTAATTGGCATGCTGACCTTTGGACAAATCATGGATCGATTCGGAATGAAGTCTTCCTTTGGGATTTTCTTACTTGCCTCTGCGTGTGCAGTATTTTTTTACTCCCATGCCTCCGGCAGTGCAGAAGTGCTAATTGGAGGAGCGATTGTAGGCTTTTTTTCAAATGGAATGTTTGCCGGCTACGGTGCATTAATCAGCCGTTATTATCCAATCCAGATTCGCAGCACTGCCACCAACACCATTTTTAACTTTGGCCGGGCACTTGGAGGACTATCCCCCATTTTAGTGGGTTACATTATACAAAGATACGATATAACCATGGCTATGACGTACCTTGCTGTTTTATACTGTGTATCTTTTATTGTTATGCTTAGTCTTAAGAAAACCAAGAATGTAGAAATAATAGAAGTAAAGCAGGCTTCTTAG
- a CDS encoding rhodanese-like domain-containing protein: MSIGNILVIVVIAAFMVWRMLPTKGVRYISTTQLKSELNDRDKQYIDVRTPVEFRGNSIKGFKNIPLNQLAEKSSSLSKDKEVIVICQSGMRSSSASKLLKKQGFKKITNVRGGMNAWR; encoded by the coding sequence ATGAGTATAGGGAATATTCTGGTCATTGTTGTAATTGCCGCCTTTATGGTTTGGCGTATGCTCCCAACCAAAGGGGTGCGGTACATTTCAACAACACAGTTGAAGAGCGAGCTCAATGACCGCGATAAACAATATATTGACGTACGGACTCCAGTTGAGTTTCGTGGAAATTCCATCAAGGGATTTAAAAATATCCCGTTAAATCAATTAGCGGAAAAATCTTCATCACTTTCGAAAGATAAGGAAGTTATTGTTATTTGCCAGAGCGGGATGCGAAGCAGCAGTGCCAGCAAGCTTCTCAAAAAGCAGGGCTTTAAAAAAATCACAAACGTAAGAGGCGGAATGAACGCTTGGCGTTAG
- a CDS encoding sulfurtransferase TusA family protein: MGSDKVLDAKGLACPMPIVKTKDAIMELEPGQILEVHATDKGAKNDLAAWTKSTGNELVETTEEAGVLKFWIKKGE, encoded by the coding sequence ATGGGTTCTGATAAAGTGTTAGATGCAAAAGGATTAGCATGTCCAATGCCAATCGTTAAAACAAAAGACGCGATAATGGAGCTTGAGCCGGGTCAAATCCTTGAAGTTCATGCAACAGATAAAGGTGCAAAAAATGACTTGGCTGCCTGGACAAAATCAACTGGAAATGAATTAGTTGAAACAACAGAAGAAGCTGGGGTTCTTAAATTTTGGATTAAAAAAGGCGAATAA
- a CDS encoding metal-sensitive transcriptional regulator, translating to MHYDAKAKNRVKRAEGQLRGILKMMEENEDCKEVVTQLTAVRTAIDRVIGVVVSENLERCVRESIESGRDNSDFVEEAVRLLIRSR from the coding sequence ATGCATTACGATGCTAAAGCGAAAAACAGGGTAAAGAGAGCGGAAGGGCAATTACGTGGAATCCTGAAAATGATGGAAGAAAATGAGGACTGTAAAGAAGTCGTAACTCAATTGACTGCAGTACGAACTGCCATTGATCGAGTTATTGGTGTGGTGGTTAGCGAGAATTTGGAGAGGTGTGTACGGGAATCCATAGAATCAGGAAGAGATAATTCAGATTTTGTTGAAGAAGCAGTAAGATTACTAATTAGAAGCCGATAA
- a CDS encoding MBL fold metallo-hydrolase: MAVKAMNPHEVTQKVFYKETMFILDVRNDSDFQDWKIEGENFSYLNVPYFELLDGVEGILNQLPKDQDILVVCAKEGSSRFVADMLSEEGISVFYLAGGMKAWGEHLEPVKVGELKNGGEIYQFVRIGKGCLSYMVISNGEAALIDATRMVDTFVDFAKDKNVKITNVLDTHLHADHISGGRSIAEKTNAQYWLPPKDATEVIFEYQPLENGNEIIIGNSSISIQALYSPGHTIGSTSFIVDDKFLLSGDILFIDSIGRPDLAGRAEDWVMDLRETLYKRYKELSDKLIVLPAHFMISDELNEDGSVSETLGNLFEKNHGLNIEDMDEFRKMVTENLPPQPNAYQDIRKTNMGKICPDIDTQREMEIGPNRCAVR, encoded by the coding sequence ATGGCAGTTAAAGCAATGAACCCACATGAAGTGACACAAAAAGTTTTTTACAAGGAAACAATGTTTATTTTGGATGTTCGTAACGACAGTGACTTTCAAGATTGGAAGATCGAAGGAGAAAATTTCAGTTATCTAAACGTACCTTATTTTGAACTGTTGGATGGGGTGGAAGGAATTCTGAATCAGCTTCCAAAAGACCAAGATATTCTCGTGGTGTGTGCAAAAGAAGGATCTTCCCGTTTTGTGGCAGATATGCTCTCGGAAGAAGGTATTTCCGTTTTCTACTTGGCAGGCGGTATGAAAGCTTGGGGTGAGCATTTAGAGCCAGTTAAGGTAGGGGAGTTAAAAAATGGCGGAGAAATCTATCAATTTGTCCGGATTGGGAAAGGCTGTTTGTCTTACATGGTCATTTCTAACGGTGAAGCAGCTTTAATTGATGCAACGCGTATGGTCGATACCTTTGTTGATTTTGCTAAAGATAAAAACGTGAAAATCACAAATGTCTTGGATACCCATCTTCACGCGGACCACATCTCAGGAGGAAGAAGCATTGCTGAAAAGACGAATGCCCAATATTGGCTGCCTCCCAAAGATGCTACTGAAGTAATATTTGAATACCAGCCATTAGAAAATGGTAACGAGATTATCATTGGTAACTCATCCATTTCTATTCAGGCTTTATATTCACCAGGTCACACAATCGGATCTACCTCTTTCATTGTAGATGATAAGTTTCTGTTATCAGGGGATATTTTATTCATTGATTCTATAGGGCGCCCTGACTTAGCAGGAAGGGCGGAGGATTGGGTAATGGACCTTCGTGAAACACTTTATAAACGATATAAAGAATTATCTGATAAGCTAATCGTACTGCCAGCTCATTTCATGATTAGTGATGAATTAAATGAAGACGGCAGCGTATCCGAGACATTAGGAAACCTTTTTGAGAAAAATCATGGCTTAAATATAGAAGACATGGATGAATTCAGAAAAATGGTCACAGAGAACCTTCCACCGCAGCCAAATGCATACCAGGATATCCGGAAAACGAATATGGGTAAAATCTGTCCGGATATTGACACGCAGCGGGAAATGGAAATTGGGCCAAACCGCTGTGCCGTAAGATAA
- a CDS encoding MFS transporter yields MESEELMNKEKFNGHWYVVATVCIGAFMAALDASIINVALPKLQQQFHTGMNDIEWVSLAYLLSLASLILIFGRLADMIGRSLLYKIGFALFSISSLFCGLATTLTILVAFRVLQGIGAALLQANSVSIITFATPKKDLGKAIGIQASAQGIGLSLGPVIGGALLSLVSWKWLFFINLPVGVIGMLLGIRFLPKDLKGRVHTKFDYKGAVFLIPSLISIIYILNMGLKNGWSSPFIICCYGIAVVFTYLFLRIEKKQAEPLIDLSLFKNSAFTFGNITGIMSFMVMYAVLLLTPYYLNQVKHLPIFYASFLITVIPIGMTISTPISGMMTDRHGPAVPSLLGLSMATIGSLMLTFIDVTGTYIITSIGLFLVGLGIGMFTPPNNSSVMGNVPKNVIGITGGILNMSRTLGMGLGVTLGGLIYQFFFRTYEASNPGHLLLTFRSSYFVITICSLLTLLLTFNNYKKKLKHNDRLHSKEVGV; encoded by the coding sequence ATGGAATCTGAAGAATTGATGAACAAAGAAAAATTTAATGGCCATTGGTATGTAGTAGCCACTGTCTGTATCGGCGCTTTTATGGCAGCACTTGACGCAAGTATTATTAATGTTGCCCTTCCAAAGCTGCAGCAGCAGTTTCATACGGGCATGAACGATATTGAATGGGTAAGTTTAGCTTATCTATTATCTTTAGCTTCTTTAATATTAATTTTTGGCAGGCTTGCTGATATGATTGGGCGCAGCTTGCTTTATAAAATTGGTTTTGCACTTTTTTCAATTAGCTCTCTGTTTTGCGGACTTGCTACAACACTCACTATTTTAGTAGCATTCCGAGTGCTGCAGGGAATAGGTGCCGCTTTGCTTCAAGCAAACAGTGTATCCATTATTACGTTTGCGACACCAAAGAAAGACCTTGGTAAAGCAATAGGAATTCAAGCGAGCGCCCAAGGCATAGGTTTAAGCTTGGGCCCTGTAATAGGGGGAGCATTGCTGTCACTTGTAAGCTGGAAATGGCTGTTTTTTATTAATCTCCCAGTCGGTGTGATAGGTATGCTTCTAGGAATAAGGTTCTTACCAAAGGATTTGAAAGGGAGAGTTCATACTAAATTTGACTACAAAGGAGCTGTTTTCCTAATCCCTTCCTTAATTTCGATTATTTATATCTTAAATATGGGATTAAAAAATGGATGGTCTTCACCCTTTATAATTTGCTGCTATGGGATTGCGGTTGTGTTTACCTATTTATTTTTACGTATTGAAAAAAAGCAAGCTGAACCATTAATTGATTTAAGCCTTTTTAAAAATTCGGCTTTTACCTTTGGGAATATAACGGGTATTATGTCATTTATGGTTATGTATGCCGTTTTACTATTAACACCTTATTATTTAAATCAGGTAAAGCATCTTCCCATTTTTTATGCTAGTTTTTTAATTACAGTGATTCCAATCGGTATGACAATTTCTACCCCTATTTCTGGGATGATGACCGACCGGCACGGACCGGCTGTTCCGTCGCTTCTTGGACTGTCGATGGCTACAATTGGTTCGCTTATGTTAACCTTTATCGACGTAACTGGAACCTACATCATCACTAGTATCGGACTCTTCTTAGTTGGTTTAGGAATTGGGATGTTTACTCCTCCGAATAATAGCAGTGTCATGGGCAATGTACCTAAAAATGTTATAGGTATTACAGGGGGAATTTTAAATATGTCTAGAACATTGGGAATGGGTTTAGGAGTGACGCTTGGCGGATTAATTTATCAATTTTTTTTCAGAACATATGAAGCTTCGAATCCCGGTCATTTACTTTTGACCTTTCGATCTTCGTATTTTGTCATTACAATTTGTTCGTTATTAACTCTTCTTTTAACATTTAATAATTATAAAAAGAAGCTAAAACATAACGATAGATTGCATTCGAAAGAAGTGGGTGTTTAA
- a CDS encoding OsmC family protein: MKFQMQEVGFNIDLEYGNLSVSGNSDYGFRPFQLLIASIAGCSGGVLRAILEKKRINYKDIEIDAEVEREEQEPKRIKKIALTFTISGEDLNEEILEKSVKVAMKNCSMAQSVKDSIEIIEQIKIKPSQC, translated from the coding sequence ATGAAATTTCAAATGCAAGAAGTGGGATTTAACATTGATCTTGAATATGGAAATTTGTCCGTTTCTGGAAATTCAGACTATGGTTTTCGCCCTTTTCAATTACTTATCGCTTCCATAGCTGGATGCAGCGGCGGTGTATTGCGCGCTATTTTGGAAAAAAAGAGAATAAACTATAAGGACATAGAAATTGATGCAGAAGTAGAACGTGAAGAGCAAGAACCCAAGCGAATTAAGAAAATCGCATTAACATTTACGATTTCAGGAGAAGATCTTAACGAAGAGATTTTAGAGAAATCTGTAAAAGTCGCGATGAAAAACTGTTCTATGGCTCAATCAGTAAAAGACAGTATTGAAATCATTGAACAGATAAAAATTAAACCTTCTCAATGTTAA